A genomic window from Osmia bicornis bicornis chromosome 4, iOsmBic2.1, whole genome shotgun sequence includes:
- the LOC114879528 gene encoding chymotrypsin-2-like: MLLTTLSLFTLLSLSNAGLLRFDPRIVNGEDAKVGEIPYQVSLQNKDSSFHFCGGSVLNENYVITAAHCVDGKTAPNIKVIAGTINLTAQKSEHNVMKIIIHEKYNKTDSWKNDIALLKVETPFVKSGQTAFVSLPPKNQLVKANDKAVVSGWGRLWLDGPRTVRLQRVTILIADQEFCKYTYKGSQNIYDSQVCAYDPTVKKGACKGDSGGPLTVNGILTGLVSWSRGCARTEYPSVYTRVSAHIDWITSHAV, from the exons ATGTTACTAACAACTTTGTCTCTTTTCACTCTCTTATCCCTCTCCAATG CTGGGTTGCTGAGATTTGATCCTAGGATCGTGAACGGAGAGGATGCTAAAGTAGGAGAAATCCCCTACCAG GTGTCCCTTCAAAATAAGGACAGTTCGTTCCATTTCTGTGGTGGATCCGTTCTTAATGAAAACTATGTTATCACCGCCGCTCATTGTGTCGATGG CAAAACAGCGCCAAATATCAAGGTAATTGCTGGTACGATAAATTTGACTGCTCAAAAGTCTGAACACAATGTTATGAAAATCATCATTCacgaaaaatataacaaaactGATTCATGGAAGAACGACATTGCTCTGCTCAAG GTCGAGACACCATTTGTGAAGTCTGGACAAACTGCCTTTGTTTCACTTCCACCAAAGAACCAACTTGTTAAAGCCAATGATAAGGCAGTAGTCTCTGGATGGGGCAGACTTTGG CTAGATGGCCCCAGAACCGTTCGCCTACAACGTGTCACCATCTTGATCGCTGATCAAGAGTTCTGCAAATACACTTACAAAGGCAGCCAAAACATTTATGATTCGCAAGTTTGTGCTTACGATCCAACTGTAAAGAAGGGAGCATGCAAA GGTGACTCTGGTGGTCCATTAACTGTCAATGGAATACTCACTGGTCTCGTATCTTGGTCAAGGGGTTGTGCCCGTACTGAATATCCCAGTGTCTATACACGTGTGTCAGCTCATATTGACTGGATAACATCGCATGCCGTTTAA
- the LOC114879519 gene encoding trypsin-1-like has protein sequence MLLTTLSLFTLLSLTNAGVLRFDPRIVNGEDARVGEIPYQVSLQNKGNSFHFCGGSVLNENYVITAAHCVSAKTAPNIKVIVGTIDLTAPKSEHNVMKIIIHEKYNKDDSWKNDIALLKVEKPFVKSKQIAFVPLPPKDQLVKANDKAVVSGWGTLRLDGPTPVHLQRVNILIADQEYCKNTYKGSQNIYDSHVCAYDPSVEKGSCNGDSGGPLTVNGILTGLVSWSRGCARTDYPSVYTRVSAYIDWIKSHAV, from the exons ATGCTCCTAACAACTTTGTCTCTTTTCACACTTTTATCCCTCACCAACG CTGGGGTGCTGAGATTTGATCCTAGGATCGTGAACGGAGAGGATGCTAGAGTAGGAGAAATCCCCTACCAG GTATCCCTTCAAAATAAGGGCAATTCATTCCATTTCTGTGGTGGATCCGTTCTTAATGAAAACTATGTTATCACCGCCGCTCATTGTGTCTCTGC CAAAACAGCGCCAAATATCAAGGTAATTGTTGGTACGATAGATTTGACTGCCCCAAAGTCTGAACACAATGTTATGAAAATCATCATTCACGAAAAGTATAACAAGGATGATTCATGGAAGAACGACATTGCTCTGCTCAAG gTCGAGAAACCATTTGTGAAGTCCAAACAAATTGCCTTTGTTCCACTTCCACCAAAGGACCAACTTGTTAAAGCCAATGATAAGGCAGTAGTCTCTGGATGGGGCACACTTCGG TTAGATGGTCCCACACCCGTTCACCTACAACGTGTCAACATCTTGATCGCCGATCAAGAGTACTGCAAAAACACATACAAAGGCAGCCAAAACATTTATGATTCGCATGTTTGTGCTTATGACCCAAGCGTAGAGAAGGGATCATGCAAC GGTGACTCCGGTGGTCCATTGACTGTCAATGGAATACTCACTGGTCTCGTATCTTGGTCAAGGGGTTGTGCCCGTACTGACTATCCCAGTGTCTATACACGTGTATCAGCTTATATTGACTGGATAAAATCGCATGCCGTTTAA
- the LOC114879512 gene encoding trypsin-1-like, with protein MLLTTLSLFTLLSLSNAGLLRFDPRIVNGEDAKAGEIPYQVSLQNQGSSFHFCGGSVLNENYVITAAHCVEGKTAAGIKVIAGTINLTAPKSEHNVKKIIVHEKYDPNDSWKNDIALLKVEKPFVKSEQVTFVPLPPKNQVVKANDNAVVSGWGRLWKGGPTTVRLQRVNILIADQEYCKYTYKNIANIYDLHVCAYDPSVAKGSCNGDSGGPLTVNGILTGLVSWAMGCARTDYPTVYTRVSAHIDWIKTHAV; from the exons ATGCTCCTAACAACTTTGTCGCTTTTCACACTTTTATCCCTCTCCAACG CTGGGTTGTTGAGGTTTGATCCTAGGATCGTGAACGGAGAGGATGCTAAAGCAGGAGAAATCCCCTACCAG GTGTCCCTTCAAAATCAAGGCAGTTCGTTCCATTTCTGTGGTGGATCCGTTCTTAATGAAAACTATGTTATCACCGCCGCTCATTGTGTAGAGGG CAAAACAGCGGCAGGTATCAAGGTAATTGCTGGTACGATAAATTTGACTGCTCCAAAGTCTGAACACAATGTTAAGAAAATCATCGTTCACGAAAAGTATGACCCAAATGATTCATGGAAGAACGACATTGCTCTGCTCAAG gTTGAGAAACCATTTGTGAAGTCGGAACAAGTTACCTTTGTCCCTCTTCCACCAAAAAACCAAGTTGTTAAAGCCAATGATAACGCAGTAGTCTCTGGATGGGGCAGACTTTGG AAAGGTGGTCCCACAACCGTTCGCCTGCAACGTGTCAACATCTTGATCGCTGACCAAGAGTACTGCAAATATACTTACAAAAACATCGCCAACATTTATGATTTGCATGTTTGTGCTTACGACCCAAGTGTTGCGAAGGGATCATGCAAC GGTGACTCCGGTGGTCCATTGACTGTCAATGGAATACTCACTGGTCTCGTATCTTGGGCAATGGGTTGTGCCCGTACTGACTATCCCACTGTCTACACACGTGTGTCAGCTCATATTGACTGGATAAAAACGCATGCCGTTTAA